A genome region from Brachymonas denitrificans includes the following:
- a CDS encoding biotin--[acetyl-CoA-carboxylase] ligase: MPALTLQWPAETLWHSIEPTWPGFSVEVLPQLDSTNSTLMKRARDGYLQPILLVAEQQKAGRGRMGKQWHSTQPVGGSLTFSLGLPMEDCDLSGLSLVVGCSLAHSLDPQHRHELRLKWPNDLWYRQRKLGGILVEVCMLGRQRFVVVGVGLNISQPPPLPEVDPALPAPMQPAWMQELDPAATAPAVLAQVAQPLALALRQFSQYGFAPWVSRFQVRDALAGQDVWLSDGSQGRAVGVSASGALQVQTAYGLRDVLSDEVSVRPMPGHVD; this comes from the coding sequence ATGCCCGCCCTGACCCTGCAATGGCCCGCCGAAACCCTGTGGCACAGCATCGAGCCGACCTGGCCCGGCTTCAGCGTGGAGGTGCTGCCCCAGCTCGACTCGACCAATTCCACGCTGATGAAGCGCGCCCGCGATGGCTATCTGCAGCCCATTCTGCTGGTGGCCGAGCAGCAGAAGGCCGGGCGTGGCCGCATGGGCAAGCAGTGGCACAGCACGCAGCCGGTGGGCGGCTCGCTCACCTTCTCGCTCGGCCTGCCGATGGAGGACTGCGACCTGTCCGGCCTCTCGCTGGTGGTGGGCTGCAGCCTGGCGCACAGCCTGGATCCGCAGCACCGGCATGAACTGCGCCTGAAATGGCCGAACGACCTGTGGTACCGCCAGCGCAAGCTCGGCGGCATCCTGGTGGAGGTGTGCATGCTGGGGCGCCAGCGCTTTGTGGTAGTGGGCGTAGGCCTGAACATCAGCCAGCCGCCGCCCTTGCCCGAGGTCGATCCTGCCTTGCCAGCCCCCATGCAGCCGGCCTGGATGCAGGAGCTGGACCCGGCCGCCACGGCGCCTGCGGTGCTGGCCCAGGTCGCGCAGCCGCTGGCGCTGGCGCTGCGCCAGTTCAGCCAGTACGGCTTTGCGCCCTGGGTCAGCCGCTTCCAGGTGCGCGATGCGCTGGCGGGGCAGGATGTGTGGCTGTCCGATGGCTCGCAGGGCCGTGCCGTGGGCGTGAGCGCCTCGGGCGCGCTGCAGGTGCAGACGGCCTACGGGCTGCGCGACGTGCTGAGCGACGAGGTGAGCGTGCGCCCGATGCCGGGGCATGTCGACTGA
- a CDS encoding aminopeptidase P N-terminal domain-containing protein, whose protein sequence is MTDLSFCAQRRARFAALLGPNAVAVIPTAPERARNRDSDFPYRHDSYFFYLTGFAEPGATLVLRTDAQSRPQTTLFCQPKDLEREIWDGYRLGPEAAPAALGMDAACSSDRIDAELPGLLDGAEVVAYPFATHTGLETRVAGWLDSLRARVRQGALVPVRQLDACALLDEMRLIKDAGELDTMRRAAQISAEAHVRAMQASARLLRTGMDAREYHLEAELLHAFRWHGSQYPAYTSIVAAGANACVLHYRADTAPLKAGELVLIDAGCELDGYASDITRTFPADGRFSGPQRAVYELVLASQKAAIAATRAGARFNDPHEATVAVLAQGLLDLGLLDANKVGNAQDVIAQRAYHRFYMHRTGHWLGMDVHDCGSYVEPSEVDQAVERVDPLSGKTVLERPSRILQPGMVTTIEPGLYIRPADDVPEAFWNIGIRIEDDAIVTAEGCELITRGVPVEPDEIEALMRD, encoded by the coding sequence ATGACCGATCTTTCCTTCTGCGCCCAACGCCGCGCCCGTTTTGCCGCCCTGCTCGGCCCGAATGCCGTCGCCGTGATTCCCACCGCACCCGAACGCGCCCGTAACCGCGACAGCGATTTTCCGTACCGGCACGACAGCTACTTCTTCTATCTGACCGGTTTTGCCGAGCCCGGCGCCACGCTGGTGCTGCGCACCGATGCACAGTCGCGCCCGCAGACCACGCTGTTCTGCCAGCCCAAGGATCTGGAACGCGAAATCTGGGATGGCTATCGCCTGGGCCCGGAAGCCGCCCCCGCAGCACTCGGGATGGATGCAGCCTGCAGCAGCGATCGCATCGACGCGGAATTGCCTGGTCTGCTTGATGGCGCCGAGGTCGTTGCCTATCCCTTTGCCACGCACACCGGTTTGGAAACCCGCGTCGCCGGCTGGCTGGACAGCCTGCGCGCCCGCGTGCGTCAGGGTGCGCTCGTGCCGGTGCGTCAGCTCGACGCCTGCGCACTGCTGGACGAGATGCGCCTGATCAAGGACGCCGGCGAGCTGGACACCATGCGCCGCGCCGCGCAGATCAGCGCCGAAGCCCATGTGCGCGCCATGCAGGCCAGCGCCCGACTGCTGCGGACCGGCATGGATGCGCGCGAATACCATCTGGAAGCCGAACTGCTGCACGCCTTCCGCTGGCACGGTTCGCAATATCCGGCGTACACCAGCATCGTCGCGGCGGGTGCCAATGCCTGCGTGCTGCACTACCGCGCCGATACCGCTCCGCTCAAGGCGGGCGAGCTGGTGCTGATCGATGCCGGCTGCGAGCTCGACGGCTATGCCAGCGACATCACGCGCACCTTCCCGGCCGATGGCCGTTTCAGCGGCCCGCAGCGCGCGGTGTACGAGTTGGTGCTGGCTTCACAAAAGGCCGCCATTGCTGCCACCCGCGCCGGAGCGCGCTTCAACGATCCGCACGAGGCCACCGTGGCCGTGCTGGCGCAGGGTCTGCTGGATCTGGGGCTGCTGGACGCGAACAAGGTCGGCAACGCGCAGGACGTGATTGCGCAGCGCGCCTACCACCGCTTCTACATGCACCGCACCGGCCACTGGCTGGGCATGGACGTGCATGACTGCGGCAGCTATGTGGAGCCCTCCGAGGTCGACCAGGCGGTGGAGCGCGTGGATCCGCTGAGCGGCAAGACGGTGCTGGAGCGGCCGAGCCGCATCCTGCAGCCGGGCATGGTCACCACCATCGAGCCGGGGCTGTACATCCGCCCGGCGGACGATGTCCCGGAAGCGTTCTGGAACATCGGCATCCGCATCGAGGACGATGCCATCGTCACCGCCGAAGGCTGCGAGCTGATCACGCGTGGTGTGCCGGTGGAGCCGGACGAGATCGAGGCGCTGATGCGCGACTGA
- a CDS encoding thiamine phosphate synthase: MTALTPTPVTVHVLDWQPALAELPGVATGIARDHAIEHWAQQCWQDLCTALPGQQHAVLATPGNVEEAARLYLASPQVQGWLRSPLAEAPRWRPAAGEVLSDAAVLAAERGFCAADAALLGMMAALAALDQSLSTVSAGFTRQRRYFPLLGEPRPAAFSPMPRALFQPGHPHALYAVMGDADWVIRCMEMGVKLVQLRLKDPAPGELDAQIARCAEAAGRHGALLIINDHWQAALRHLLHRNGHGIYGVHMGQEDLQTLSDADLDRLMLSGLRLGLSTHSLWELSRALRTRPSHVACGPVHATTTKDMPWIPLGSANVGWWAQLVHGEGDAHQPPLPLVAIGGMQPDRAEAAAAAGADMVAVVSDITGAADPAHAVQALREAIARGHGQRGATPAPEWPEPTLRPVPCVPMY; the protein is encoded by the coding sequence ATGACTGCCCTGACTCCCACTCCCGTCACCGTGCATGTGCTCGACTGGCAGCCGGCCTTGGCCGAGCTGCCGGGCGTGGCCACCGGCATCGCGCGCGACCACGCCATCGAGCACTGGGCGCAGCAATGCTGGCAGGACCTGTGCACCGCCCTGCCCGGCCAGCAGCATGCCGTGCTGGCGACGCCGGGCAACGTGGAGGAAGCGGCGCGCCTGTACCTGGCCAGTCCGCAGGTGCAGGGCTGGCTGCGCAGCCCGCTGGCGGAGGCGCCACGCTGGCGACCGGCGGCGGGTGAAGTGCTGTCCGATGCGGCCGTGCTGGCTGCCGAACGCGGCTTCTGCGCCGCCGATGCCGCTCTGCTTGGCATGATGGCGGCGCTGGCGGCGCTGGATCAATCCCTCAGTACCGTTTCGGCCGGATTCACGCGGCAGCGCCGTTATTTTCCGCTGCTGGGCGAGCCACGCCCCGCGGCGTTCTCGCCGATGCCGCGCGCGCTGTTCCAGCCCGGCCATCCGCATGCGCTGTACGCCGTGATGGGCGATGCGGACTGGGTGATCCGCTGCATGGAGATGGGCGTGAAGCTGGTGCAGCTGCGCCTGAAGGATCCTGCGCCCGGCGAGCTGGATGCGCAGATCGCGCGCTGCGCCGAAGCCGCGGGCCGCCATGGCGCCCTGCTCATCATCAACGACCACTGGCAGGCCGCGTTGCGCCACCTGCTGCACCGCAACGGGCATGGCATCTACGGCGTGCACATGGGGCAGGAAGACCTGCAGACCCTCTCGGATGCCGATCTGGATCGGCTGATGCTGTCCGGCTTGCGCCTGGGGCTCAGCACGCACAGCCTGTGGGAGCTTTCGCGCGCGCTGCGCACCCGGCCCAGCCATGTAGCCTGCGGACCGGTGCATGCGACCACCACCAAGGACATGCCCTGGATTCCGCTGGGCAGCGCCAATGTGGGCTGGTGGGCGCAACTGGTGCATGGCGAGGGGGACGCGCACCAGCCGCCGTTGCCGCTGGTGGCTATCGGCGGCATGCAGCCGGACCGCGCCGAGGCGGCGGCTGCCGCGGGCGCCGACATGGTGGCGGTGGTGAGTGACATTACCGGCGCGGCCGATCCGGCGCACGCCGTACAGGCGTTGCGCGAGGCGATTGCGCGCGGGCACGGGCAGCGCGGAGCCACACCTGCGCCGGAATGGCCGGAGCCCACGCTGCGGCCGGTGCCTTGCGTGCCGATGTATTGA
- a CDS encoding MOSC domain-containing protein, with protein sequence MTAITLLSFNTATVQPLQIQGRKVLSAIGKRPRAGAVAVGALGLEGDEQADPQWHGGVGKAVYAYPAEHYGWWEQRRRERQVDLFDEALPPGFFGENLTVQGLLEQDVYVGDLLHFPDCTLRVTEPRQPCFKFVHIMDYAQAAKDMVSSGYSGWYLAVQRSGTLQAGQQATLEPGPRQMPITTLLRRRRND encoded by the coding sequence ATGACTGCCATTACCCTGCTCAGCTTCAACACCGCCACCGTCCAGCCCCTGCAGATCCAGGGCCGCAAAGTGCTATCCGCCATCGGCAAGCGGCCCCGCGCAGGCGCAGTCGCCGTGGGGGCGCTCGGCCTGGAAGGTGACGAGCAGGCCGATCCGCAATGGCATGGCGGCGTGGGCAAGGCGGTGTATGCCTATCCGGCCGAGCACTACGGCTGGTGGGAACAGCGCCGGCGCGAGCGGCAGGTGGACCTGTTCGACGAGGCGCTGCCACCGGGATTTTTCGGCGAGAACCTGACCGTGCAGGGCCTGCTGGAGCAGGACGTGTACGTGGGCGACCTGCTGCACTTTCCCGACTGCACGCTGCGCGTGACCGAACCGCGCCAGCCGTGCTTCAAGTTCGTGCACATCATGGATTATGCGCAGGCAGCGAAGGACATGGTCAGCAGCGGCTACAGCGGCTGGTATCTGGCGGTGCAGCGATCCGGCACCTTGCAGGCAGGCCAGCAGGCTACGCTGGAACCTGGACCGCGCCAGATGCCCATCACCACCCTGCTGCGCCGCCGGCGTAACGATTAA
- a CDS encoding Lrp/AsnC family transcriptional regulator — protein sequence MELDRYDRAILAALQRDGRMSNQELADRIGLSPSPCLRRVRALEEAGLIGGYHALVDARKLGLSLMALLSVSMDKHTPERFANFEALVGDIPEVLECLLITGQKSDYQLKIAVRDMDHYQHLLLNRITRIEGVTGVETHFVLRRIFEHRPLPV from the coding sequence ATGGAACTTGATCGCTATGATCGCGCCATTCTCGCCGCCTTGCAGCGCGATGGCCGCATGAGCAACCAGGAACTGGCCGACCGCATCGGCCTGTCCCCCTCGCCCTGCCTGCGTCGCGTGCGCGCGCTGGAAGAAGCCGGCCTGATCGGCGGCTACCACGCGCTGGTGGATGCGCGCAAGCTGGGCCTGAGCCTGATGGCGCTGCTCAGCGTCTCGATGGACAAGCACACGCCCGAGCGTTTCGCCAACTTCGAGGCGCTGGTGGGCGACATCCCCGAGGTGCTGGAATGCCTGCTGATCACCGGCCAGAAATCCGACTACCAGCTCAAGATCGCCGTGCGCGACATGGACCACTACCAGCACCTGCTGCTCAACCGCATCACGCGCATCGAGGGCGTCACCGGCGTGGAGACGCACTTTGTGCTGCGGCGCATCTTCGAGCACCGGCCACTGCCGGTGTGA
- a CDS encoding acyl-CoA thioesterase, whose protein sequence is MAEVFRRTRVVRFGQCDPAGIVYYPRYTEIGHELLEEWFREALEVDFHTLHEVWGQGFPTASLELDFLRPSRYGETLECSLWITHLGESSLRLVMELACAGEVRVRIRQRLVNVDYQSLRPAPMAPALRTQFARFLHAKETT, encoded by the coding sequence ATGGCCGAGGTTTTCCGCAGGACGCGCGTGGTGCGCTTTGGCCAGTGCGATCCGGCCGGCATCGTCTACTATCCGCGCTATACAGAGATCGGTCACGAGCTGCTGGAAGAGTGGTTCCGCGAGGCGCTGGAGGTGGACTTCCATACCCTGCACGAGGTGTGGGGCCAGGGCTTTCCCACGGCTTCGCTGGAGCTGGATTTTCTGCGCCCCTCGCGCTATGGCGAAACGCTGGAGTGTTCGCTCTGGATCACGCATCTGGGCGAATCCTCGCTGCGGCTGGTTATGGAACTGGCTTGCGCCGGCGAGGTACGTGTGCGCATCCGCCAGCGGCTGGTGAACGTGGATTACCAGAGCCTGCGCCCCGCTCCCATGGCACCGGCCCTGCGCACCCAATTCGCGCGCTTTCTGCACGCCAAGGAAACGACATGA
- a CDS encoding glutathione S-transferase family protein — MPLKLYFAPGACSLVPHIALELIGQPFDAQLVKMHKGEHRSPEFLAINPAGQVPVLQDGDAAITQIIAITLHLEAQHPQAGLFPQEALARTRALETLAWLNNTVHTTFNRVFKPDAVVEDAAMQTAVREKARQAYAAQMQQLQDKVVTARAAGNDFLNGAAPGVVDAYALTVIRWAQLASLEPEQQWPQLWDYAERVAAHPAVQRAMERERIGLRAKPLV, encoded by the coding sequence ATGCCCCTGAAGCTCTACTTTGCCCCCGGCGCCTGCTCGCTGGTGCCGCACATCGCCCTGGAACTGATCGGCCAGCCGTTCGACGCGCAGCTGGTGAAGATGCACAAGGGCGAACACCGCTCCCCCGAATTCCTCGCCATCAACCCGGCCGGCCAGGTGCCGGTGCTGCAGGATGGTGATGCCGCCATCACCCAGATCATCGCGATCACGCTGCATCTGGAAGCGCAGCATCCGCAGGCCGGCCTATTCCCGCAGGAAGCGCTGGCCCGCACGCGCGCCCTCGAAACGCTGGCCTGGCTGAACAACACCGTGCACACCACGTTCAACCGCGTATTCAAGCCCGACGCGGTGGTGGAGGATGCCGCCATGCAGACCGCGGTGCGCGAAAAGGCACGCCAGGCCTATGCCGCACAGATGCAGCAGCTGCAGGACAAGGTGGTGACCGCGCGTGCTGCCGGCAACGATTTCCTCAACGGCGCGGCACCGGGCGTGGTCGATGCCTATGCGCTCACCGTGATCCGCTGGGCCCAGCTGGCCAGCCTGGAGCCCGAGCAGCAGTGGCCGCAGTTGTGGGACTATGCCGAGCGTGTGGCCGCACATCCCGCCGTGCAGCGCGCCATGGAACGCGAGCGCATCGGCCTGCGCGCCAAGCCGCTGGTCTGA
- a CDS encoding copper resistance protein NlpE N-terminal domain-containing protein, translating to MYTSFRSLISRPMRMFGLAFAAGAMLLAGCGSPPPASTSKSTVRTMPRSVSNANLGWVGSYRTNAPCPQTGAPGCTSQTLMLMLNPDNTYSLTTTTYRRSGAPYSFTSRARFRWDGRDIVLASKDENARLRVVGNGTLERIGADGLTQSEAARTPLVFRKL from the coding sequence ATGTACACCTCTTTCCGCTCCCTGATTTCCCGCCCGATGCGCATGTTCGGCTTGGCATTTGCCGCCGGCGCCATGCTGCTGGCCGGTTGCGGCAGCCCGCCGCCCGCATCGACATCCAAAAGCACCGTGCGCACCATGCCGCGCAGCGTGTCCAACGCCAACTTGGGCTGGGTCGGCAGCTACCGCACCAATGCACCTTGTCCCCAGACCGGCGCTCCCGGCTGCACCAGCCAGACGTTGATGCTGATGCTCAATCCGGACAATACCTACAGCCTGACCACCACCACCTACCGTCGCAGCGGGGCGCCCTACAGCTTCACCAGCCGTGCGCGCTTCCGCTGGGATGGCCGCGATATCGTGCTGGCCTCCAAGGACGAAAATGCCCGCCTGCGCGTGGTGGGCAATGGCACGCTGGAGCGCATTGGCGCTGACGGGCTGACCCAGTCCGAGGCGGCGCGCACGCCGCTGGTATTCCGCAAGCTGTAA
- a CDS encoding DNA topoisomerase III has translation MSKALVIAEKPSVAQDIVRALTPVSGQFAKHDEHFENERYIVTSAVGHLVEIQAPEQYDVKRGKWSFANLPVIPPHFDLKPVDKTRTRLNAVVKQAKRKDVSELINACDAGREGELIFRLIEQYAGGAKPLGKPVRRLWLQSMTQQAIRDGFDKLRSDQQMQGLADAARSRSEADWLVGINGTRAMTAFNSRDGGFFLTTVGRVQTPTLAIVVEREEKIRQFVSRDYWEVHATFGAEAGEYAGKWFDPAWKKGDDAEAKADRLWNQEQARAIAAAVRGKAASVTEESKPTTQASPLLFDLTSLQREANGKFGFSAKTTLSLAQSLYERHKALTYPRTDARHLPEDYLGVAHKTFAMLAGSGMSHLAPYAQQAIDKGYIKPSRRIFDNSKVSDHFAIIPTLQAPGQLSEAERKLYDLVVRRFMAVFYPSAEFTVTTRISTVSVPADTPAAGGERIGTSHHFRSDGKVLVKPGWLAIYGKEAAAESGDDKDGKHLVPVKPGEMVRTEHAEAKGLKTKPPARFSEATLLGAMEGAGKWIEDDELREAMQEKGLGTPATRAAIIEGLLTEKYLLREGREMIPTAKAFQLMTLLRGLQVEELSKPELTGNWEYKLAQIEHGKLSRAAFMQDIAAMTERIVRKAKEYDRDTVPGNYATLATPCPNCGGVVKENYRRYACTGAPGATEGCGFSIGKTPGGRTFDQPEVEQLLADKRIGPLEGFRSKAGWPFTAELQLVRDEELNNWKLEFDFGNEDEADSGELADFAGAHVLGKCPSCGSNVVEHGSSYVCEKAVPTVAHPTPSCKFKTGTIILQQPISHEQLAKLLVDGKTDLLDKFISNKTRRAFKAFLVWDASAGKVGFEFEPRAGGKGAPARRGAAAAAPAKGGKAARGAAADADTGKSASTTRKAAPAKSGAGKASTTKAGAGKTSATKATVTKKPRASAAGTLKPSAELAAVIGDELVSRPQAMKKIWDYIKAQNLQDPKDKRTIVADTKLRAVLGADSVNMFAIAGIIGKHVS, from the coding sequence ATGAGCAAAGCTCTCGTCATCGCAGAGAAACCTTCCGTCGCACAAGACATCGTGCGCGCCCTTACGCCCGTTTCCGGCCAGTTCGCCAAGCACGACGAACACTTCGAGAACGAGCGCTACATCGTCACCAGCGCCGTCGGTCATCTGGTGGAAATCCAGGCGCCCGAGCAGTACGACGTCAAGCGCGGCAAGTGGAGCTTTGCCAACCTGCCGGTGATTCCGCCGCATTTCGACCTGAAACCGGTGGACAAGACCAGGACGCGCCTGAACGCGGTGGTGAAGCAGGCCAAGCGCAAGGACGTGAGCGAACTCATCAACGCCTGTGACGCGGGGCGCGAAGGGGAGTTGATTTTCCGCCTGATCGAGCAATATGCGGGCGGTGCCAAGCCGCTGGGCAAGCCGGTGCGCCGCCTGTGGCTGCAGAGCATGACGCAGCAGGCCATCCGCGACGGTTTCGACAAGCTGCGCAGCGACCAGCAGATGCAGGGCCTGGCCGATGCGGCACGCTCGCGCTCCGAGGCGGACTGGCTGGTCGGCATCAACGGCACGCGCGCCATGACGGCCTTCAACTCGCGCGACGGCGGCTTCTTCCTGACCACTGTCGGTCGCGTACAGACGCCAACATTGGCGATCGTCGTCGAACGTGAAGAGAAAATCCGCCAATTCGTCAGTCGCGACTACTGGGAGGTGCACGCCACCTTCGGTGCAGAGGCGGGCGAATACGCGGGCAAATGGTTTGATCCGGCCTGGAAGAAGGGCGACGATGCCGAGGCCAAGGCGGATCGCTTGTGGAACCAGGAGCAGGCACGCGCCATTGCCGCCGCCGTGCGCGGCAAGGCCGCCAGCGTCACCGAAGAGAGCAAGCCCACCACGCAGGCCTCGCCGCTGCTGTTCGACCTGACCAGCCTGCAGCGCGAGGCCAACGGCAAGTTCGGCTTTTCCGCCAAGACCACGCTGAGCCTGGCGCAAAGCCTGTACGAGCGCCACAAGGCGCTGACCTATCCGCGTACCGACGCGCGCCACCTGCCCGAGGATTACCTCGGCGTGGCGCACAAGACCTTCGCCATGCTGGCCGGCAGCGGCATGTCGCACCTCGCGCCGTATGCGCAGCAGGCCATTGACAAGGGCTACATCAAGCCGAGCCGCCGCATCTTCGACAATAGCAAGGTGAGCGATCACTTCGCCATCATCCCCACGCTGCAGGCTCCGGGCCAGCTGAGCGAGGCCGAGCGCAAGCTGTACGATCTGGTGGTGCGCCGTTTCATGGCGGTGTTCTACCCGAGCGCGGAATTTACCGTTACCACGCGCATCAGCACCGTGTCGGTGCCGGCTGATACGCCGGCAGCCGGGGGCGAGCGCATCGGCACCAGCCACCACTTCCGTTCCGACGGCAAGGTGCTGGTCAAGCCGGGCTGGCTGGCGATCTACGGCAAGGAAGCCGCGGCGGAGTCGGGCGATGACAAGGACGGCAAGCACCTGGTGCCGGTCAAGCCGGGCGAGATGGTTCGCACCGAACACGCAGAGGCCAAGGGCCTGAAGACCAAGCCGCCGGCCCGCTTCAGCGAAGCCACGCTGCTGGGCGCCATGGAAGGCGCCGGCAAGTGGATCGAGGACGACGAACTGCGCGAAGCCATGCAGGAAAAGGGGCTGGGCACGCCGGCCACGCGCGCCGCCATCATCGAAGGCCTGCTGACGGAAAAATACCTGCTGCGCGAGGGGCGCGAGATGATCCCCACGGCCAAGGCCTTCCAGCTGATGACGCTGCTCCGCGGCCTGCAGGTGGAGGAGCTGAGCAAGCCCGAGCTCACCGGCAACTGGGAATACAAGCTGGCGCAGATCGAGCACGGCAAGCTCAGCCGCGCAGCCTTCATGCAGGACATCGCGGCCATGACCGAGCGCATCGTGCGCAAAGCCAAGGAATACGACCGCGACACCGTGCCGGGCAACTACGCCACGCTGGCCACGCCCTGCCCGAACTGCGGTGGCGTGGTGAAGGAAAACTATCGCCGCTACGCCTGCACCGGTGCACCGGGCGCGACCGAGGGCTGCGGCTTCTCCATCGGCAAGACGCCGGGCGGCCGCACCTTCGACCAGCCTGAAGTGGAGCAATTGCTGGCCGACAAGCGCATCGGCCCGCTGGAAGGCTTCCGCAGCAAGGCGGGCTGGCCGTTCACGGCCGAGCTGCAGTTGGTGCGCGACGAGGAACTGAACAACTGGAAGCTGGAGTTCGACTTCGGCAACGAGGACGAGGCGGACAGCGGCGAACTGGCCGACTTTGCCGGCGCGCACGTGCTGGGCAAGTGCCCATCCTGCGGCAGCAATGTGGTGGAGCACGGCAGCAGCTACGTCTGCGAGAAGGCGGTGCCCACTGTGGCGCACCCGACGCCGAGTTGCAAGTTCAAGACCGGCACCATCATCCTGCAGCAGCCGATCAGCCACGAACAGCTGGCCAAACTGCTGGTGGATGGCAAGACGGATCTGCTGGACAAGTTCATCTCGAACAAGACGCGCCGTGCGTTCAAGGCCTTCCTGGTGTGGGATGCGTCCGCGGGCAAGGTCGGCTTCGAGTTCGAACCGCGTGCGGGGGGTAAGGGCGCTCCGGCAAGGCGTGGCGCGGCGGCTGCTGCGCCTGCGAAAGGCGGCAAAGCCGCGCGCGGTGCTGCTGCCGATGCAGACACCGGCAAGTCAGCCAGTACGACACGCAAAGCTGCACCCGCGAAGTCGGGGGCAGGCAAGGCGAGCACGACCAAGGCTGGTGCTGGCAAGACCAGCGCCACCAAGGCCACGGTGACCAAGAAGCCACGCGCCAGCGCCGCCGGCACGCTCAAGCCCAGCGCCGAACTGGCCGCCGTGATCGGCGACGAACTGGTGTCCCGTCCGCAGGCCATGAAGAAGATCTGGGATTACATCAAGGCGCAGAACCTGCAGGACCCGAAGGACAAGCGCACCATCGTCGCCGACACCAAGCTGCGCGCCGTGCTGGGTGCGGACAGCGTCAACATGTTTGCGATTGCGGGCATCATCGGCAAGCATGTGAGCTGA